The following proteins are co-located in the Candidatus Phytoplasma asteris genome:
- a CDS encoding single-stranded DNA-binding protein encodes MLNKVQLIGNITHDLEPTHINTNEGQIPKVNFQLAVNNKDTAQFIPCVVFRNQAENMSMYLHKGSKVYVEGTLSIKKYTNNEGENKTATKVIVKKVIFLDSKDK; translated from the coding sequence ATGTTAAACAAAGTCCAATTAATAGGTAATATCACCCATGACTTAGAGCCAACACATATTAATACTAATGAAGGTCAAATACCTAAAGTTAATTTTCAATTAGCAGTTAATAATAAAGATACAGCCCAATTTATACCATGTGTAGTTTTTAGAAACCAAGCTGAAAACATGAGTATGTATTTACATAAAGGTTCAAAAGTATATGTAGAAGGAACGTTGTCAATTAAAAAATATACTAATAACGAAGGCGAAAACAAAACTGCTACTAAAGTAATAGTTAAAAAAGTTATTTTTTTAGATAGTAAAGATAAATAA
- a CDS encoding DUF2963 domain-containing protein: MQTNNQKKLKNKIFIIWGLFISGVILVLLIFLLLAINKPQPKTDNQNQPTLTSKTNPQQEQETYNAILRKIESEVDELTTEKEIVYKQDGKIIDHIKILDSQTKKLIKIISYHDDGKIITSIKEYNPEGKLSKLTFYLLDGKTISSINEINSEGKIIKTTYYNPDGIVKEIINR, translated from the coding sequence ATGCAAACCAATAATCAAAAAAAATTGAAAAATAAAATATTTATCATTTGGGGTTTATTTATTAGTGGAGTTATCCTGGTTCTTTTAATCTTTCTTTTATTAGCTATTAATAAACCCCAACCTAAAACTGATAACCAAAATCAACCTACTTTAACATCTAAAACTAATCCTCAACAAGAACAAGAAACATATAATGCTATTCTTAGAAAAATAGAATCTGAAGTTGATGAATTAACAACTGAAAAAGAAATAGTTTATAAACAAGATGGTAAAATTATAGATCATATTAAAATATTAGATTCTCAAACTAAAAAATTAATTAAAATAATTTCTTATCATGATGATGGTAAAATTATTACCTCTATTAAGGAATACAACCCCGAAGGTAAACTAAGCAAATTAACATTTTATCTATTAGATGGTAAAACTATTTCTTCTATTAATGAAATCAACTCCGAAGGCAAAATAATCAAAACAACATATTATAACCCAGACGGAATTGTTAAAGAAATAATAAATCGTTAA
- a CDS encoding lambda-exonuclease family protein — translation MRIKNLNQRTKLWYQHRKKYINASEIASITSLDPFRSMEQLVHDKLFGTTFTSNQYTLHGQKLEPIARQFFIQKTKLTFEDAIFMDDYHQQFSASLDGYNSQTNTLLEIKCPFVNENQEISSTWTSFLNNPYLENIPQYYWAQVQCQLYCSQANLAYFLVYFNNDDFHVVRIYQDKTFITKMIKDSQKYLELLHKTKQELLQTTYLKQLSKIK, via the coding sequence ATGAGAATCAAAAACTTAAATCAACGCACTAAATTATGGTACCAACATCGAAAAAAATACATCAACGCTTCTGAAATCGCTTCCATTACGAGTTTAGATCCCTTTCGTTCCATGGAACAATTAGTTCATGATAAACTCTTTGGCACCACTTTTACCTCTAATCAATATACTCTTCATGGACAAAAACTAGAACCCATCGCACGTCAATTTTTCATTCAAAAAACCAAATTAACCTTTGAAGACGCTATTTTTATGGATGATTATCACCAACAATTTTCCGCTTCTTTAGATGGTTATAATTCTCAAACCAATACTTTATTAGAAATTAAATGTCCTTTTGTTAATGAAAACCAAGAAATATCATCCACTTGGACTAGTTTTTTAAACAATCCCTATCTAGAAAATATCCCTCAATACTACTGGGCCCAAGTTCAATGTCAACTCTACTGTTCTCAAGCGAACTTAGCTTACTTTTTAGTTTATTTCAATAATGATGATTTTCATGTTGTTCGGATTTATCAAGATAAAACATTTATCACTAAAATGATTAAAGATAGTCAAAAATATTTAGAATTACTACACAAAACAAAACAAGAATTATTACAAACAACTTATTTAAAACAATTAAGTAAAATTAAATAA
- a CDS encoding SVM family protein (Sequence-variable mosaic (SVM) proteins are highly divergent, but recognized by the shared signal peptide region that defines them.), translating to MIFKSQKYLLIFNIILFICLGLLLINNNNKVMAMDKLNNELIKETNINKCQEQIQQLEQISKYSKEDEKINNDNLEKQKNHFFKLFIKQIVIKLMFIEININF from the coding sequence ATGATATTTAAATCACAAAAATATTTACTAATATTTAATATTATTTTATTTATTTGTTTAGGATTGTTATTAATAAATAATAATAATAAAGTTATGGCAATGGACAAATTAAATAATGAATTAATTAAAGAAACAAATATTAATAAATGTCAAGAACAAATTCAGCAATTAGAACAAATATCAAAATATAGTAAAGAAGATGAAAAAATAAACAATGATAATTTGGAAAAACAAAAAAACCATTTTTTTAAATTGTTTATAAAACAAATAGTTATAAAATTGATGTTTATAGAAATTAATATAAATTTTTAA
- the trhA gene encoding PAQR family membrane homeostasis protein TrhA — protein sequence MKWATKPSDKQTLGEEIANAISHGLMIPLGVFILVCFCLKASVMSNPNGYIVLVFSISMIILYLMSTLYHSLSFTKAHNFFQKTDHISIYLLIWGTFAPILLLLPELQKPLFPQSNVPISKGQCFFVCQCILAFSGIICKVFWMNKGKIIHLIFYVLLGWSGLLLVPAMWKANIFHFVLLGGVFYSLGIYFYVKDNKKYFHFIWHLFVMAGTCFHAWGIYRLLEILPNN from the coding sequence GTGAAATGGGCTACTAAACCAAGTGATAAACAAACTTTGGGCGAAGAAATTGCCAATGCAATTTCCCATGGTTTAATGATTCCTTTAGGAGTTTTTATTCTTGTTTGTTTTTGTCTTAAAGCCTCTGTAATGTCAAATCCTAACGGTTATATTGTACTTGTTTTTAGCATATCGATGATTATTCTTTATTTGATGAGTACTTTGTATCATTCTTTATCCTTTACCAAAGCTCATAATTTTTTTCAAAAGACCGATCACATTAGTATTTATTTATTAATTTGGGGAACTTTTGCCCCTATTTTGTTACTTTTGCCAGAATTGCAAAAACCCTTATTTCCTCAATCAAATGTGCCAATTTCCAAAGGACAATGCTTTTTTGTTTGCCAATGTATTTTGGCTTTTTCAGGTATTATATGTAAAGTTTTTTGGATGAATAAAGGAAAAATCATTCATTTAATCTTTTATGTTTTGCTTGGATGGAGTGGGCTTTTGTTAGTGCCTGCAATGTGGAAAGCCAATATTTTTCATTTTGTTTTACTGGGCGGTGTTTTTTACAGTTTAGGCATCTATTTTTATGTTAAAGATAATAAAAAATATTTTCATTTTATTTGGCATCTTTTTGTTATGGCAGGAACTTGTTTTCATGCTTGGGGCATATATCGTTTGCTTGAAATTTTGCCAAACAATTAA
- a CDS encoding acetate kinase, whose protein sequence is MKIMSVNSGSSSLKFQLLEMPQQEVIVSGLVERIGSNQAVFTMKTKDKKDKQVLEVLNHQTAVELLLDALIQKKVINTLEEIEGVGHRVVQGGEIFSDSAVLTEKTLAQIESLCDLAPLHNPANIISIKAFQKVLPQVFQVAVFDTTFHQSMPAVNFLYATPYYWYQKYQIRKYGAHGTSYKYITEQMQQILGKKNAKIIICHAGNGVSLCAVDSGKSVDTSMGFTPLEGVPMGTRSGNIDPAVVKFIAEKENKTVACVIDDLNKKSGYLGVSGISNDTRDILASIKEGNQQAILSHDIQVKRIVDYIASYYVLLKGVDALVFTAGIGENSSFFRSEIIKRLSVLGIKLDEEKNKVQGKQELITTFDSAIKAFVVPTNEELAIAQDVLRLQQNQTNQDKDDQQECFCCCG, encoded by the coding sequence ATGAAAATTATGTCGGTAAATTCTGGTAGTTCTTCTTTAAAATTTCAATTATTAGAAATGCCACAACAAGAAGTAATTGTTTCAGGTTTAGTTGAAAGAATCGGTAGCAATCAGGCTGTTTTTACAATGAAGACCAAAGACAAAAAAGACAAACAAGTATTAGAAGTGCTAAATCATCAAACAGCAGTAGAGTTATTGCTAGATGCTTTGATTCAAAAAAAAGTTATTAATACTTTGGAAGAAATCGAAGGAGTAGGGCACCGCGTAGTTCAAGGTGGAGAAATATTTAGCGATTCTGCTGTTTTAACTGAAAAAACTCTTGCTCAAATTGAAAGTTTATGCGACCTAGCTCCCTTACACAATCCTGCAAACATCATAAGTATTAAAGCTTTTCAAAAAGTACTTCCCCAAGTTTTTCAAGTAGCTGTTTTTGATACTACTTTTCATCAAAGTATGCCCGCAGTTAATTTTTTATACGCCACTCCTTATTACTGGTACCAAAAATACCAAATTAGAAAATACGGAGCTCATGGTACATCTTATAAATATATAACTGAGCAAATGCAACAAATTTTGGGTAAAAAAAACGCCAAAATCATTATTTGTCATGCTGGCAACGGCGTTTCTTTATGTGCAGTTGATTCTGGTAAATCAGTTGATACTTCTATGGGTTTTACTCCGTTAGAAGGGGTTCCTATGGGAACTCGTAGTGGCAATATTGATCCTGCAGTAGTGAAATTTATAGCTGAAAAAGAAAACAAAACTGTTGCTTGTGTTATCGATGATTTGAATAAAAAATCAGGTTATTTAGGAGTATCAGGTATTTCTAATGACACTCGTGATATTTTGGCAAGCATTAAAGAAGGCAACCAGCAAGCCATTTTGTCACACGACATCCAAGTTAAGCGTATAGTTGATTATATTGCTAGTTATTACGTATTATTAAAAGGCGTTGATGCTTTAGTATTTACAGCTGGTATTGGCGAAAATTCTTCTTTTTTCCGTTCTGAAATTATTAAACGTTTATCAGTTTTAGGAATTAAGTTAGACGAAGAAAAAAACAAAGTTCAAGGCAAACAAGAACTTATTACAACTTTTGATTCTGCAATCAAAGCTTTTGTTGTTCCTACCAATGAAGAACTTGCTATTGCTCAAGATGTTTTGCGTTTACAACAAAATCAAACTAATCAAGATAAAGACGATCAGCAAGAATGTTTTTGCTGTTGTGGCTAA
- a CDS encoding DUF2963 domain-containing protein, translated as MKIIKLRTRFATIKTTFTLLLLVVLIFKSFDNIDNIISIDNISPTKNKPNHNVDVIQKKIYNMDGNIDHILDYDSKTNKKIKLTAFNGDEKCVWYIIEYDLQTANKIKHTVFENDRNILDIKEYDPHTQKLIKEISFAEDKSNILYMYEYDAKSGNVIKETHHNSKNGKVEYVLEYDPQTQNKIKHTKYFPNGNIDYINKYDPKTEIRIWRAKYKYQSKNDDKEVYNYDPNSGDVIKNNGN; from the coding sequence ATGAAAATTATAAAATTAAGAACTAGGTTCGCAACTATTAAAACTACTTTTACATTATTGTTGTTAGTGGTGCTAATTTTTAAATCTTTTGACAATATTGATAATATAATTAGTATCGATAATATAAGCCCAACAAAAAACAAACCTAATCATAATGTGGATGTTATTCAAAAAAAAATCTATAACATGGATGGAAACATTGACCATATTTTGGATTATGATAGCAAAACAAATAAAAAAATTAAACTCACAGCGTTTAATGGTGATGAAAAGTGTGTTTGGTATATCATAGAATATGATTTGCAAACTGCCAATAAAATTAAACATACTGTCTTTGAAAATGACAGAAATATCTTAGATATTAAAGAATACGATCCGCATACGCAAAAATTAATTAAAGAAATAAGTTTTGCAGAAGACAAATCAAATATTTTATATATGTATGAATATGATGCTAAAAGCGGAAATGTTATAAAAGAAACTCACCATAATAGTAAAAATGGCAAAGTAGAATATGTTTTAGAATATGATCCTCAAACCCAAAATAAAATCAAACATACAAAATATTTCCCTAATGGAAATATTGATTATATAAATAAATATGACCCCAAAACAGAAATAAGAATTTGGCGTGCAAAATACAAATATCAAAGCAAAAATGATGATAAAGAGGTTTATAATTATGATCCTAATAGTGGTGATGTCATAAAAAATAATGGTAATTAG
- a CDS encoding S26 family signal peptidase, producing the protein MFKNKTKTPPQSQKTKSILLILKKSMIIILDFFLIYLFIASLGNAFFPKYSAKYLGIAAFPVASGSMEPFLHGPKNEDSGQIGDLVFIRGVWDASKLMPVGAVDGKQITKNPTTKPYKVGTTHPKNGDVVIFENPNYNNPNVSEQERQAAQKYRFIIHRVVYNDSKNELIGTWGDANDTQHKYEQKIPYHKIVGKYVCKDRYIFPSIKNFFSDLFAYIGSFFAFLFENPLYLFLIIVYLMIMAYLLYFLIKELKAAK; encoded by the coding sequence ATGTTCAAAAATAAAACAAAAACTCCGCCACAAAGTCAAAAAACCAAATCTATCCTTTTAATTTTAAAAAAAAGTATGATTATTATTTTAGATTTTTTTCTAATCTATCTCTTTATTGCTTCTTTGGGTAATGCTTTTTTTCCTAAATATTCAGCCAAATATCTAGGCATTGCTGCTTTTCCTGTGGCTTCTGGTAGTATGGAACCTTTTTTACATGGTCCTAAAAATGAGGATTCAGGACAAATAGGGGATTTAGTTTTTATTAGAGGTGTTTGGGACGCTTCCAAACTTATGCCTGTTGGTGCTGTTGATGGGAAACAAATCACCAAAAATCCTACAACCAAACCTTATAAAGTAGGCACAACTCATCCAAAAAACGGCGATGTTGTAATTTTTGAAAACCCTAATTATAATAATCCTAATGTTTCTGAACAAGAAAGACAAGCAGCCCAAAAATATCGTTTTATTATTCATAGAGTCGTTTATAATGATTCAAAAAACGAATTAATTGGCACTTGGGGTGATGCAAATGATACCCAACACAAATACGAACAAAAAATTCCTTATCACAAAATTGTAGGAAAATATGTTTGTAAAGACCGTTATATTTTTCCATCCATCAAAAATTTCTTTTCTGATCTGTTTGCTTATATTGGTTCTTTCTTTGCTTTTTTATTTGAAAATCCCTTATATTTGTTTTTAATAATCGTTTATTTAATGATTATGGCGTATCTCTTATATTTCTTAATTAAAGAATTAAAAGCAGCCAAATAA
- a CDS encoding uracil-DNA glycosylase, producing MWQQIINNQKTKPYFKKIFTFLQEEKTNHKIIYPNQEDIFAAFNLTPFEKVKVVILGQDPYHGKNQAHGLSFSVKTFQKPPSLSNIFKELQNDLQITARTNNLTKWALEGVLMINAILTVEKDKPLSHHQIGWQEFTKTIFQALQAKPNIVYILWGKFAQTYEQYICQSQNCIIKSPHPSPFSAHRGFFGSKPFSRANTYLQTCGIKVVDWNL from the coding sequence ATGTGGCAACAAATCATTAATAATCAAAAAACTAAACCTTATTTTAAAAAAATATTTACTTTTTTGCAAGAAGAAAAAACCAATCACAAAATTATTTATCCCAATCAAGAAGATATTTTTGCAGCTTTTAATTTAACTCCTTTTGAAAAAGTGAAAGTAGTTATTTTGGGGCAAGATCCTTATCATGGCAAAAATCAAGCTCACGGGTTGTCTTTTAGTGTAAAAACCTTCCAAAAACCACCTAGTTTATCCAATATTTTTAAAGAATTACAAAATGATTTACAAATTACTGCTCGCACCAATAATTTAACTAAATGGGCGCTAGAAGGCGTTTTGATGATTAATGCTATTTTGACTGTTGAAAAAGATAAACCTTTAAGTCACCATCAAATTGGTTGGCAAGAATTTACCAAAACTATTTTTCAAGCTTTGCAAGCTAAACCAAATATAGTCTATATTTTGTGGGGAAAATTTGCTCAAACCTACGAACAATATATTTGTCAATCCCAAAATTGCATAATTAAAAGCCCCCATCCTTCCCCTTTTTCCGCTCATAGAGGCTTTTTTGGATCTAAACCTTTTTCTCGTGCTAATACTTATTTACAAACTTGTGGAATTAAAGTTGTTGATTGGAATCTTTAA
- the dut gene encoding dUTP diphosphatase: MNKTNRFFEKVSSYQNQGINLPQRQTKFSAGYDFEAAQSMEIPPQTVILVPTGIKASFPWNEVLLIYVRSSLPLKKQLTLANGVGVVDSDYYNNLQNEGHIFIALYNFSKNPVKVCKGERIAQGIFQPFFQITQEKENNFARKGGFGSTK, translated from the coding sequence ATGAATAAAACAAACCGTTTTTTTGAAAAAGTAAGCAGTTATCAAAATCAAGGAATCAACCTTCCCCAACGTCAAACCAAATTCAGCGCTGGTTATGATTTTGAAGCAGCCCAAAGCATGGAAATCCCACCGCAAACAGTCATTTTGGTTCCCACAGGAATTAAAGCATCTTTTCCTTGGAACGAAGTTTTATTAATTTATGTGAGGTCTTCTTTGCCCTTGAAAAAACAACTAACCCTTGCCAACGGCGTGGGAGTAGTCGATAGTGATTATTATAATAATTTGCAAAATGAAGGTCATATTTTTATTGCCTTGTATAATTTTTCTAAAAACCCAGTTAAAGTTTGTAAAGGCGAAAGAATTGCACAAGGAATTTTTCAACCCTTTTTTCAAATTACCCAAGAAAAAGAAAATAATTTTGCCAGAAAAGGCGGTTTTGGTAGCACAAAGTAA
- the rpsB gene encoding 30S ribosomal protein S2, with the protein MAVVTTKQLLESGVYFGHATRKWNPKMKPYIFTSRNGIHIINLKKTSEEIEKAYQELLNIITSGGKALFLGTKKQIQSAIREEAQRSQQYYVDHRWLGGTLTNFKTILKRIELLHLLHKKEEEGLWKKLPKKEVVQLKRKRDKLEKFLGGIKDMKDLPQAIFVVDPEKESIAVAEARKLGIKVFGIVDTNCDPDLVDYIIPANDDAIRGVKLIIWLMANACVEGTGGVAEKAETFDAKNPLKPQNYNAPNKRPYQDSPRKPSYQNQNQNQI; encoded by the coding sequence ATGGCAGTAGTTACAACAAAACAATTATTAGAATCAGGAGTATATTTTGGTCATGCCACTCGCAAATGGAATCCCAAAATGAAACCCTACATTTTTACTTCTAGAAATGGCATTCACATCATCAACTTGAAAAAAACCTCAGAAGAAATTGAAAAAGCTTATCAAGAATTGCTAAACATCATTACTTCAGGCGGCAAAGCTTTATTTTTAGGCACTAAAAAACAAATTCAATCAGCGATTAGAGAAGAAGCGCAACGTTCACAACAATACTACGTGGATCATCGTTGGTTAGGTGGCACATTAACTAATTTCAAAACTATTTTAAAAAGAATCGAATTACTTCATTTGCTCCACAAAAAAGAAGAAGAAGGACTTTGGAAAAAACTTCCTAAAAAAGAAGTAGTGCAATTAAAGCGTAAAAGAGACAAATTAGAAAAATTCTTAGGCGGCATCAAAGACATGAAAGACTTGCCTCAAGCTATTTTTGTTGTTGACCCAGAAAAAGAAAGCATCGCAGTTGCCGAAGCGCGCAAATTAGGAATCAAAGTTTTTGGAATTGTAGACACTAACTGCGACCCTGATTTAGTAGACTACATTATTCCTGCTAATGACGACGCTATTAGAGGAGTGAAATTAATTATTTGGTTAATGGCTAATGCTTGTGTTGAAGGCACTGGTGGCGTTGCTGAAAAAGCAGAAACTTTTGATGCTAAAAACCCATTAAAACCTCAAAATTACAATGCCCCTAACAAACGTCCTTACCAAGATTCACCAAGAAAACCATCTTACCAAAATCAAAATCAAAACCAAATATAA
- the tsf gene encoding translation elongation factor Ts, translated as MKITAEMIKDLRQKTHAGMKECHKALQQTEGNIEKAIVFLREKGIIKAAQKQGRATSEGITNIVFDGNNAFLYEINSETDFVSKNEHFQQLVKVLGEIILKNQLSNAKDLLAFNYQNKTVQELLLEKTSVLGENITLKRVLKVTKKPQESFGTYKHQGGRISVLVVLKNDCPSVSEDIAMHIAASKPQFLTPDKVDPTFLAEEKKILHKQTAKELSDKPAQMIEKIVENRLGKMLKDMCLSEQPFVKNADQKVKDYLKANNTDVVSYVRWEMGN; from the coding sequence ATGAAAATTACAGCCGAAATGATTAAGGATTTACGTCAAAAAACGCATGCTGGAATGAAGGAATGTCACAAAGCTTTACAACAAACTGAAGGCAACATCGAAAAAGCCATCGTGTTTTTAAGAGAAAAAGGCATCATTAAAGCAGCTCAAAAACAAGGACGTGCAACTTCTGAAGGCATCACTAATATTGTTTTTGATGGCAATAACGCTTTTTTATATGAAATCAATTCTGAGACTGATTTTGTTTCCAAAAACGAACATTTTCAACAATTAGTAAAAGTGCTTGGAGAAATTATTTTAAAAAACCAATTATCTAACGCCAAAGACCTTTTAGCCTTTAATTACCAAAATAAAACCGTTCAAGAATTATTGTTAGAAAAAACCTCAGTTTTGGGCGAAAACATTACTCTTAAACGTGTTTTAAAAGTTACTAAAAAGCCTCAAGAATCTTTTGGAACTTACAAACACCAAGGCGGACGTATTTCTGTTTTGGTAGTTTTAAAAAACGACTGCCCTTCTGTATCAGAAGACATAGCGATGCATATAGCTGCTTCCAAACCGCAATTTTTAACTCCTGACAAAGTAGATCCTACATTTTTAGCAGAAGAAAAAAAGATTTTACATAAACAAACTGCCAAAGAATTATCCGACAAACCCGCACAAATGATAGAAAAAATTGTTGAAAATCGTTTAGGCAAAATGTTAAAAGACATGTGTTTATCAGAACAACCTTTTGTCAAAAATGCAGATCAAAAAGTAAAAGATTATCTTAAAGCCAACAACACTGATGTAGTTTCTTATGTGCGTTGGGAAATGGGCAACTAA
- the pyrH gene encoding UMP kinase, whose protein sequence is MWMHKKILLKLSGESLKGESLYGIDPRTIKKIAWEIKEIKDLGVKIAIIVGAGNLWRGRTGEELGMDRSQADYMGMLGTIMNSLALQDALEQTNTITRVMTAFPVSSVAEPYIRRKAIRHLEKDRVVILGAGAGSPYFSTDTAAALRAAELNIDVILMAKNNIEGVYNKDPKKHQDAVLIKHMKHQQILSQRLAVMDITAASLCLENNIDILVFNMFKKGNIKKVVLKEGNIGTVISSKGE, encoded by the coding sequence TTGTGGATGCATAAAAAAATTCTTTTAAAATTAAGTGGTGAATCCCTTAAAGGCGAATCTTTATACGGAATTGACCCTCGCACCATTAAAAAAATTGCTTGGGAAATCAAAGAAATCAAAGATTTAGGAGTCAAAATTGCCATCATTGTAGGAGCAGGTAACCTTTGGCGTGGACGCACTGGTGAAGAACTGGGTATGGATCGTTCTCAGGCAGATTATATGGGAATGCTTGGAACTATCATGAATTCTTTAGCTTTGCAAGATGCCTTAGAACAAACAAACACCATCACACGCGTGATGACTGCCTTTCCTGTTTCTTCGGTAGCCGAACCCTATATTCGCCGTAAAGCTATTCGTCATTTGGAAAAAGATAGAGTAGTTATTTTAGGTGCAGGGGCTGGTTCTCCTTACTTTTCCACCGACACTGCTGCTGCCCTAAGAGCTGCTGAACTAAACATTGATGTTATTTTAATGGCTAAAAATAATATTGAAGGTGTTTACAATAAAGATCCCAAAAAACATCAAGATGCCGTTTTAATCAAACACATGAAACACCAACAAATCTTATCTCAAAGACTGGCAGTTATGGATATTACAGCCGCTTCTCTTTGTTTAGAAAATAACATCGATATTTTAGTTTTTAATATGTTTAAAAAAGGTAATATCAAAAAAGTTGTACTCAAAGAAGGCAACATAGGTACTGTTATTAGTTCAAAAGGAGAATAA
- the frr gene encoding ribosome recycling factor — protein MQQLAKDILASLETKMTQAQEVMLKNFCDIRTGTANPNILDKITVNYYGAPTFLKTLASISVSEGNQLNIKPYDSTLIPNIKKVLLASNLGITPQTDGLVVRLVFPKPTEERRKALMKEVEQLAEKTKVAIRNVRREGNDKIKKVELTKDLETFYLNQIQTLTDKNIKLIEKHTTTKNTELLKA, from the coding sequence ATGCAACAACTTGCCAAAGATATTCTTGCGTCGTTAGAAACTAAAATGACTCAAGCCCAAGAAGTAATGTTAAAAAACTTTTGCGATATTCGCACTGGAACTGCTAATCCTAATATTTTAGATAAAATTACTGTTAATTATTATGGAGCACCCACTTTTTTAAAAACGTTAGCCTCTATTAGCGTTTCTGAAGGCAACCAACTCAACATCAAACCTTACGATAGCACTTTAATTCCTAATATTAAAAAAGTTCTTTTGGCATCTAATCTAGGAATCACTCCTCAAACTGATGGTTTAGTTGTAAGACTTGTTTTCCCCAAACCAACCGAAGAGAGAAGAAAAGCTTTAATGAAAGAAGTAGAGCAACTAGCAGAAAAGACCAAAGTAGCTATTAGAAACGTGCGTCGCGAAGGCAATGACAAAATCAAAAAAGTTGAACTTACTAAAGATTTAGAAACTTTTTATTTAAATCAAATTCAAACATTAACTGATAAAAACATTAAACTTATTGAAAAACACACCACCACTAAAAACACTGAATTATTAAAAGCTTAA
- a CDS encoding phosphatidate cytidylyltransferase has protein sequence MIKKRIITGATLVLFSFFFYYYAPLEIKFVVFALLAIKAVQEMFFILKHPKDNQKQTFIKFGLVATSTLLFFTVVCLMLYPNICQNQNLIKDAKQLNFLFLNKDTFVSLTKSTPSNLNFFLLLFLPFVLVLIMLVFLPFLQTKDVSKTFLITFYIGFLMACLFSLFFLHWHYLLLFFLAVMLTDSSAFLARFPRFCPFLGTRPLAFHLSPKKTQKGAILGTFGSTITVLMVFLFIDCNSCISFPIYAFLISIISQISDLLASKFKRDYGIKDFGSFLPGHGGFLDRFDSWLLSSFFALILFNLPF, from the coding sequence ATGATAAAAAAGAGAATAATAACAGGGGCCACCTTAGTTTTATTTTCTTTTTTCTTTTATTATTATGCCCCTTTAGAAATCAAATTTGTAGTTTTTGCCCTTTTAGCAATAAAAGCAGTGCAAGAAATGTTTTTTATACTCAAACATCCCAAAGATAACCAAAAACAGACCTTTATTAAATTTGGGTTAGTTGCCACTTCTACTTTATTATTTTTTACAGTTGTTTGTTTGATGTTGTATCCAAATATTTGTCAAAATCAAAACTTAATAAAAGACGCAAAACAATTAAACTTTTTATTCCTTAATAAAGACACATTTGTATCCCTAACAAAATCAACTCCCTCGAACCTAAATTTTTTCCTTCTTTTATTCTTACCTTTTGTGTTAGTTTTAATAATGCTAGTTTTTTTACCTTTTTTGCAAACTAAAGATGTAAGCAAAACCTTTCTTATCACCTTTTATATTGGTTTTTTGATGGCTTGTCTTTTTTCTTTGTTTTTCCTGCATTGGCATTATTTGCTTTTGTTTTTTTTAGCAGTTATGCTCACTGATTCTTCTGCTTTTTTAGCACGTTTCCCGCGTTTTTGCCCCTTTTTAGGAACAAGACCCCTAGCTTTTCACCTAAGTCCTAAAAAAACTCAAAAAGGTGCTATTTTAGGCACTTTTGGCTCTACTATAACAGTTTTGATGGTCTTTTTATTTATTGATTGCAACTCTTGCATTAGTTTCCCCATCTATGCTTTTTTAATTTCTATTATTTCTCAAATTAGCGATTTGTTAGCTTCCAAATTTAAAAGAGATTATGGCATCAAAGACTTTGGAAGTTTCCTTCCAGGTCATGGTGGTTTTTTAGATAGGTTTGATTCTTGGCTTTTGAGTTCTTTTTTTGCTCTCATACTCTTTAATTTACCTTTTTAA